The region TTCCTGCGTCAGATAGTTCGGGAACCAGGTCAGGAAGAACCACAGCGTAGATGTCACCGCGAACTGGCCAAGATACACGCCGCACAGTTTGCGATGGAACACCAGCTTCCAGTCGGCAGCGGTGAGTTTGGTGCGCGTTTTTTTCGCCGCGGGTGCATCGCCGTCCACCATCGCCCCCCCTTCACGGATATAGTCCAGTTCCGCCTGGTTGATGCCTTTGCTCTGGCTTGGGGCTTGATAGAACTTGATCCACACCAGCGACCAGATGATGCCGATAGCGCCTGTGATGATGAACACCCAGTGCCAGCTCAACAGTTCCTGAATCCAGATCAGCAACGGTGTAAGAAAGGCGAGACCGACAAACTGACCGGAGGTATAAAAGCCCACGGCAGAGGCGCGCTCCTGCTCCGGGAACCAGCTGGTGACCAGGCGATTGTTGGTCGGGAACGCGGGCGCTTCAAAGATGCCGGTAATGGCACGCAAGCCAATCAGCGATAATAATCCGCTGGCAAAACCCTGGAATAACGTGGCGACCGACCAGCCGAAGATGGCAATAAAATAGGTCAGGCGGGAACCGACGCGATCGAGGAACCAGCCGCCGGGGATCTGGCACAGCGTATATAACCAGGCAAAGGCAGAGAAGACATATCCCATCTCCGCTTTACTGATGCCGAACTCTTCCTGAATATGCGCAGAGGCCACCGCTAAATTAGCGCGGTCGACATAGCAAATCACCACCGTAATAAAAATCATCAGCAGCGTAATATAACGGCGCCGGGTTGGTTTGGCCTGAACAGCAGAGAGATCCATGGTGTGTCTCCGTAATCATATTTGTAGTTCAGGCGTGACGATGCCCGCCGCTACAAATGCAGGGTAAGGATAGTGAAGGTAAAACCGCACAGGCGGTAAATGTCATCTGCCGGGATAAGGCTGAGCGAGGCCCTATGCCTTATTTCACCGGCATATCTTTATCTAAAAGATGTTATAAA is a window of Pantoea rwandensis DNA encoding:
- a CDS encoding MFS transporter, with the protein product MDLSAVQAKPTRRRYITLLMIFITVVICYVDRANLAVASAHIQEEFGISKAEMGYVFSAFAWLYTLCQIPGGWFLDRVGSRLTYFIAIFGWSVATLFQGFASGLLSLIGLRAITGIFEAPAFPTNNRLVTSWFPEQERASAVGFYTSGQFVGLAFLTPLLIWIQELLSWHWVFIITGAIGIIWSLVWIKFYQAPSQSKGINQAELDYIREGGAMVDGDAPAAKKTRTKLTAADWKLVFHRKLCGVYLGQFAVTSTLWFFLTWFPNYLTQEKHISALTAGFMTTVPFLAAFFGVILSGIVADRLVRSGRSLGFARKTPIICGLLISTCIMGANYTNDPVWIMTLMAIAFFGNGFASITWSLVSSLAPVRLIGLTGGMFNFIGGLGGITVPLVVGYLAQDYGFAPALVYISAVALVGALSYILLVGDVKRVG